From the genome of Aquila chrysaetos chrysaetos chromosome 12, bAquChr1.4, whole genome shotgun sequence, one region includes:
- the PODN gene encoding podocan isoform X1 produces MFFSIHLISDSKGAMPAGGRALLTLGLLALGCAAARPPPVADNDFPERSPERRRPPGPVPACPRDCGCTQEGVVDCGGIDLKEFPLLLPERTNHLSLQNNQIEEIFPEELARLYRLETLNLQNNRLTSKGLPEEAFEHLENLNYLYLANNKLTVAPKFLPNTLISADFAANYLTKIYGLTFGQKPNLRSVYLHNNKLSDAGLPDNMFNGSDNVEILIMSSNFLKYVPKNLPPALYKLHLKNNKLEKIPKGAFSELTGLRELYLQNNYLTNEGMDNETFWKLSSLEYLDLSSNNLSQIPSGLPRNIVLLHLEKNAIKVIGRDVLTQIKNLEYLLLHNNKLKARGIHPLAFQGLKKLHTVHLYNNMLERIPSGLPRRVKTLMILHNQISEINRNDFATTYFLEELNLSYNKLKSPQIHREAFRKLRQLKSLDLSGNNLHTVPFGFPKNLQILKLKENEISIIPKGTLSGMTKLRELYLSNNKLKVNSIYSRAWRELSSLQSLDMAGNQLTSIPSDLPESLEYLYLQNNKITTVSENAFESTPKIKGIYLRFNKIAVGALKESTFQNLKHLQVLDIEGNLEFSNSSKNKDDSEEEMEDEEEEEELR; encoded by the exons ATGTTCTTCTCCATTCATCTGATTTCTGACAGCAAAG GGGCGATGCCGGCCGGCGGCCGGGCGCTGCTGACGCTGGGGCTCCTGGCGCTGGGctgcgccgccgcccgcccgccgccggtCGCCGACAACGACTTCCCCGAGCGCTCCCCGGAGCGGCGGAGGCCGCCCGGCCCGGTCCCCGCCTGTCCCCGCGACTGCGGCTGCACCCAGGAGGGCGTCGTGGACTGCGGCGGCATCGACCTGAAGGAGTTCCCGCTCCTGCTGCCGGAGCGGACCAACCACCTCTCCCTGCAG AATAACCAGATAGAAGAAATCTTTCCAGAAGAGCTTGCTCGTCTTTACAGACTGGAAACTCTCAATTTGCAAAATAACAGGCTAACTTCAAAAG GGTTGCCAGAGGAAGCATTTGAGCATCTGGAGAACCTGAATTACCTGTACCTGGCAAACAATAAG CTAACAGTGGCTCCGAAATTCCTACCAAATACTTTGATCAGTGCAGATTTTGCAGCCAATTATCTCACTAAGATATATGGGCTCACATTTGGACAGAAACCAAACTTGAG ATCTGTGTATCTTCATAACAACAAACTTTCAGATGCTGGGTTACCTGATAATATGTTCAATGGCTCTGATAATGTGGAGATACTCATTATGTCCAGCAATTTCTTGAAGTATGTTCCAAAGAATCTCCCTCCAGCACTATATAAATTACACTTAAAG AACAACAAGCTAGAGAAGATTCCCAAAGGAGCCTTCAGTGAACTTACAGGTCTGCGGGAGCTGTATTTACAGAATAACTACTTGACTAATGAAGGAATGGACAATGAAACTTTCTG GAAATTGTCTAGTCTTGAATATCTGGATTTGTCCAGCAATAACCTCTCACAAATCCCAAGTGGTTTACCTCGAAACATCGTCCTCCTCCACCTGGAGAAGAATGCAATTAAGGTGATTGGCAGAGATGTCTTGACCCAAATTAAGAACCTGGAGTACCTTCTGCTCCAcaataacaaattaaaagccCGAGGTATTCACCCATTAGCCTTCCAGGGCTTAAAGAAGCTGCACACTGTCCACCTGTACAACAACATGCTGGAAAGAATTCCCAGTGGGCTGCCCCGACGAGTGAAAACACTTATGATCCTTCATAACCAGATCTCTGAGATTAACAGGAATGACTTTGCTACCACTTACTTCCTTGAAGAGCTGAACCTGAGCTACAATAAGCTCAAAAGTCCCCAGATCCATCGGGAGGCCTTCCGTAAACTGAGGCAACTAAAGTCCTTGGATCTTTCTGGAAACAATCTCCACACGGTGCCCTTCGGCTTTCCAAAGAACTTGCAGATTCTGAAGCTGAAGGAGAACGAGATAAGCATCATCCCAAAAGGGACTTTGTCTGGGATGACAAAGCTGCGGGAACTGTATTTGAGCAACAATAAACTGAAAGTAAATTCAATTTATTCACGAGCATGGAGAGAACTCAGCAGTCTCCAG TCACTAGACATGGCTGGCAACCAGCTGACTTCTATCCCATCAGACCTGCCAGAATCTCTGGAATATCTGTACCTTCAGAACAACAAGATCACAACGGTTTCAGAGAATGCTTTTGAATCCACGCCCAAAATAAAGGGGATTTACCTCAG gtTTAATAAGATTGCAGTTGGAGCACTGAAGGAAAGTACCTTCCAAAACCTAAAGCACTTACAGGTACTGGATATTGAAGGGAACCTTGAATTCAGCAACAGTTCAAAGAATAAGGATGACTcagaagaggaaatggaagatgaggaagaggaagaagaactGAGATAA
- the PODN gene encoding podocan isoform X2 — MPAGGRALLTLGLLALGCAAARPPPVADNDFPERSPERRRPPGPVPACPRDCGCTQEGVVDCGGIDLKEFPLLLPERTNHLSLQNNQIEEIFPEELARLYRLETLNLQNNRLTSKGLPEEAFEHLENLNYLYLANNKLTVAPKFLPNTLISADFAANYLTKIYGLTFGQKPNLRSVYLHNNKLSDAGLPDNMFNGSDNVEILIMSSNFLKYVPKNLPPALYKLHLKNNKLEKIPKGAFSELTGLRELYLQNNYLTNEGMDNETFWKLSSLEYLDLSSNNLSQIPSGLPRNIVLLHLEKNAIKVIGRDVLTQIKNLEYLLLHNNKLKARGIHPLAFQGLKKLHTVHLYNNMLERIPSGLPRRVKTLMILHNQISEINRNDFATTYFLEELNLSYNKLKSPQIHREAFRKLRQLKSLDLSGNNLHTVPFGFPKNLQILKLKENEISIIPKGTLSGMTKLRELYLSNNKLKVNSIYSRAWRELSSLQSLDMAGNQLTSIPSDLPESLEYLYLQNNKITTVSENAFESTPKIKGIYLRFNKIAVGALKESTFQNLKHLQVLDIEGNLEFSNSSKNKDDSEEEMEDEEEEEELR, encoded by the exons ATGCCGGCCGGCGGCCGGGCGCTGCTGACGCTGGGGCTCCTGGCGCTGGGctgcgccgccgcccgcccgccgccggtCGCCGACAACGACTTCCCCGAGCGCTCCCCGGAGCGGCGGAGGCCGCCCGGCCCGGTCCCCGCCTGTCCCCGCGACTGCGGCTGCACCCAGGAGGGCGTCGTGGACTGCGGCGGCATCGACCTGAAGGAGTTCCCGCTCCTGCTGCCGGAGCGGACCAACCACCTCTCCCTGCAG AATAACCAGATAGAAGAAATCTTTCCAGAAGAGCTTGCTCGTCTTTACAGACTGGAAACTCTCAATTTGCAAAATAACAGGCTAACTTCAAAAG GGTTGCCAGAGGAAGCATTTGAGCATCTGGAGAACCTGAATTACCTGTACCTGGCAAACAATAAG CTAACAGTGGCTCCGAAATTCCTACCAAATACTTTGATCAGTGCAGATTTTGCAGCCAATTATCTCACTAAGATATATGGGCTCACATTTGGACAGAAACCAAACTTGAG ATCTGTGTATCTTCATAACAACAAACTTTCAGATGCTGGGTTACCTGATAATATGTTCAATGGCTCTGATAATGTGGAGATACTCATTATGTCCAGCAATTTCTTGAAGTATGTTCCAAAGAATCTCCCTCCAGCACTATATAAATTACACTTAAAG AACAACAAGCTAGAGAAGATTCCCAAAGGAGCCTTCAGTGAACTTACAGGTCTGCGGGAGCTGTATTTACAGAATAACTACTTGACTAATGAAGGAATGGACAATGAAACTTTCTG GAAATTGTCTAGTCTTGAATATCTGGATTTGTCCAGCAATAACCTCTCACAAATCCCAAGTGGTTTACCTCGAAACATCGTCCTCCTCCACCTGGAGAAGAATGCAATTAAGGTGATTGGCAGAGATGTCTTGACCCAAATTAAGAACCTGGAGTACCTTCTGCTCCAcaataacaaattaaaagccCGAGGTATTCACCCATTAGCCTTCCAGGGCTTAAAGAAGCTGCACACTGTCCACCTGTACAACAACATGCTGGAAAGAATTCCCAGTGGGCTGCCCCGACGAGTGAAAACACTTATGATCCTTCATAACCAGATCTCTGAGATTAACAGGAATGACTTTGCTACCACTTACTTCCTTGAAGAGCTGAACCTGAGCTACAATAAGCTCAAAAGTCCCCAGATCCATCGGGAGGCCTTCCGTAAACTGAGGCAACTAAAGTCCTTGGATCTTTCTGGAAACAATCTCCACACGGTGCCCTTCGGCTTTCCAAAGAACTTGCAGATTCTGAAGCTGAAGGAGAACGAGATAAGCATCATCCCAAAAGGGACTTTGTCTGGGATGACAAAGCTGCGGGAACTGTATTTGAGCAACAATAAACTGAAAGTAAATTCAATTTATTCACGAGCATGGAGAGAACTCAGCAGTCTCCAG TCACTAGACATGGCTGGCAACCAGCTGACTTCTATCCCATCAGACCTGCCAGAATCTCTGGAATATCTGTACCTTCAGAACAACAAGATCACAACGGTTTCAGAGAATGCTTTTGAATCCACGCCCAAAATAAAGGGGATTTACCTCAG gtTTAATAAGATTGCAGTTGGAGCACTGAAGGAAAGTACCTTCCAAAACCTAAAGCACTTACAGGTACTGGATATTGAAGGGAACCTTGAATTCAGCAACAGTTCAAAGAATAAGGATGACTcagaagaggaaatggaagatgaggaagaggaagaagaactGAGATAA